One window from the genome of Malus domestica chromosome 01, GDT2T_hap1 encodes:
- the LOC103436613 gene encoding uncharacterized protein, whose product MANLAKLDFVVLDIIGKNYLTWVMDARIHLEAANLLGETIKEDNSASSQDRAKAMIFIRRHLDEGLKSEYLTIEDPLTFWKALKNRYNHQKMVIFPRARYEWTHLRIQDFKTVAEYNSAIFRITSQLKLCGETITEEDMLEKTFSTFHASNVLLQ is encoded by the coding sequence atggcgaacttggcaaaacttgattttgttgTCTTGGATATTATtgggaagaattaccttacctgggtaATGGATGCTAGGATTCATCTGGAGGCAGCAAATCTTCTTGGAGAAACTATTAAGGAGGATAACAGTGCATCATCTCAAGATCGGGCAAAGGCCATGATCTTTATCCGTCGCCACCTTGATGAGGGACTGAAGAGTGAGTACCTCACGATTGAAGATCCATTAACCTTCTGGAAGGCACTGAAAAatagatacaatcaccagaaaATGGTGATTTTTCCGAGGGCTCGTTATGAgtggactcacctaaggatccaaGATTTTAAGACGgtggctgagtacaattctgctATCTTTAGAATTACCTCCCAGTTGAAGCTCTGTGGAGAAACCATTACTGAGGAAGACatgctggaaaagactttcagcactTTTCATGCCTCTAATGTGCTTCTGCAGTAG